CTCCATCACTGCTGTGTGACACCATGCAGCCATATTTGCCTTGTATTGGGGGAACTGCAGCCATCACATCACTCCCAAAGGGGCTGGCCCTTGAGAGGTGGCCTTTGGTTTCCaggtgtctttttcatttctgtctccGTTGATGTAAAAGGCCAGGATGTCACCTGCTGCTTAACCTTGTGTGACAAAGCCAAAGTCTCTTTTCTTTAATCGCTAACTAGTCATTCCATGAGtcaatgtttaaaagaaaaaaggaaaaacaaaaacaataaggaACACAAGTTTCTTAGAAGAAGAAGGAGGTGTCATCACATTGGAGAAATTTAAGTAATGAAAACCAGACAAAGATTTCTCTGGATTGATAGACTTAGGAATAAAAGGGAGGTGTTCACAtttattgtagaaaaaaaaatctctactgGTTCTTTCTTCTTGATTTCTGGCTCGTACCACAGGAAAGTCATCTTTCAGGCACTGGTATGGTGCACACAGGGGAAATGGCTCTCCACTCTCATCCCACCTGATGTTATTTGTGTTCCTGACTACAAGATAAGAAGATGGGTtagtgagatagatagatagatagatagatagatagatagatagatagatagatggatagatggatagatggatagatggatagatatagatagatagatgatagagagatagagagatggatgggtagacagagatagatagccatagatagatagatagatagatagatagatagatagatagatagatgatagagagatagagagatggatggatgggtagacagagacagatagctacagatagatagatagatagatagatggatagatagatagatagatagatagatagatagatagatagatatggatggatgggtagatagagatagatagctACAGattgatagagatagatagatagatagatagatagatagatagatagatagatagatagatagatagatagatagatagatggcgcACATTAGAGATCTCCAACTCCTCTAGTACTTGCCTCCAGCATTTCTTGGTTTAGGCTAAGAAATCCCAAAGTATGAGATGCCAGCCATGGGGATAATGAATTCAGAAGTTCACTCCCTGCTCCCATAAAATGGATTTGCTGTTGGCTTGAGGAGAGCTCATTCAGATACTCAAGTTTCTTCTGCAAGTGGACATGTATCCTTAAGGACCTTGAGTTAAGCAAACCAGTTATTCAAGAACAACTTCCCCATCAGAGCGCTGTGTGCCCCCTACACAGGAGGAATTAGTTCAATGACTAGGTATGGAGGCAGGCTGCCCACTTCAATccgagctgctgctgctgctgctcttcttcctcctcctcctcctcccaacacAGAGAACTTGTGCATAGTTCTTAACTCGATTGTGCCTAGGTTTCCCCACCCACGAGATGAAGGTAAGGCAAGCATCTGGTTTGATTTTCATGACTTCCACCAAACCCCAGAGTGTCTGAGCACCCATGTCATAGATGAACTGAGACAGCAGCATTAAGCAACAGGCTCCAGGCCACCTCACTAGTAAGCAGTGCAGGGATTGAAAGCGAGTTTCTCCCCACAAAGCAAAGGCTATGAGATAGACAAGGTCCATCTCAGATCCCCCCACTGCTTCCCATCTCCAGGGCAGGCTGGTTTTATAAATGCAGTAGAGTACACTGGAGCACAGCTATGATGGACATTTATTTCCAATCCACAGGACACcaagaaggaaaaacatgaaaatgtGGTGCACCACTGAGGAATCCCAGCATATTTCTCTGGGTCTTTTCTAATCCCACAGCTCTGTTTTATAGACTTATTTTTACATACATCTGATCAAATTACACATGtagttttaaacttttttttcctacCGCATGGTACTAAGAGACTCCATTAATTTTCTTTATGTAGACTACATATGGCTTCATGTTCTACATTGGGCATTTGAGTttgtccttttttattatttttatttttatttatttattttttaactgtggAATGATTCTTTTTCTTGATAGTTTGCCTTCTTTGGCCATTTTTATTTCCAGCTCTAGCCTGGGCACCCAGTGATCTTGAGTTGTCCTCTCCTGACTTTTTTGAAGTTTAACCCCTGGAAAGGAGGTGATCTTTCATACTATAATGTACATGGTTAATAAAGTCTAATCCACtgtattttgaagttttttttttttttcaaaatcagttTAAACCAAAGGAATGAGTCTCTAATTGTGGAATGGGGTTCTAGCGATCAAGAAATCTGAATGAGGAGATTCCCCGGACACCCAACTAGAGAGTAAACTCCGTAATGCCAAAAAGGTACAGGGCTCGCTTAGTTACGGTGGTGACATGCTACGGGAAAGTAAAGAGTCTGCTTAAGTGAGGGTGAAAAGAGAAAGATCAATTCAGTTCGTGCAGTGTGTGGCCACACTAACCCAGATTCTCCAACTACATCCTGTAAGGCTTTTGGCCTTGGGGATGGGATGGGCCCGCCCACCTTCCCACACCAGCCTGGCCTGGGTCGAAGCCCTAATTACCGAGGGGTGGCCACAGAGCAATTCCTAGGGGTGCAATTGCTAAATTGTGCAAGTCACCTAAGGAGGGCAATTGTTTAGTTGACCACGGCCCTCGCTTAGGCTGTACGACCAAGCCTGGGTCCTGGCAGATCCTGTCTGAGCCGCCAGtcagaaaattaaataatcccGCGGGGAATATCAGAGACCCGGTGGGAAAATGGCCCAAACCTCCTCTAAAGTCACACTGTGTCCCATCTCCTTGTGACTCCGGGGCCTGGGACCCAAAGCAGAAACGCGTCCGCACATCGAATCCCTTCGCACGGGGCCAGGGCTGTGTGTCCCCAAGGAGGCTGGCGTGGAGTCACAGTAGGTCAGCAGCTCCGCCGGTGGGAAGCCTCCACGCGGAACAGAGAGGGACCGGATCGCCCCACGCGCGCCGCCCCACCGGGACGCTCCGCCCTGCCTCGCTGGTTGGCCGCGGCGCTGCAGCGAGCGGCGGCGGGAGGAGCCGGGCGCGCCCGCCACGCAAAACCACCGTGCTCGGTCCCCAAGCGGCGGTGGCAACGCTGACAGCAGCCCGTGCGCTGGGTTCCCGCGGCGCCGAGCATCAGCATCCCGCATCCGCCACGCTCCGGGAGTCCCCGCTAGAGCCAATGCCCACCATGGGGAAGCCCACGAGCTCGGGATTCGACTGGCGCCGCTTCCTGCGGAatcactggctgctgctctccaCCGTGGCCGCCGTGCTGCTAGGTGAGCCGCGCGGGGGGCGAGGCGCGCGCCCGGGGGACAGGCCGCGTGTCCCGGCCGAGTGGGCTCGGCGTGACGCGCACTGCCTGCGTCCCCCGGGCCTGGGCCCCCAAGCTTGGGAGCAACCCGAGCGCTTTGCTTTCACGCGGGGGGGAACAATGCTCGCAGGGAACCCCCATTCCCGTGCTCTGCGAGCTGCTGTCCCTGCTTTCTCCAAAATGATCAAAGGGGCTTGGAAGGTGGACAGGGGTCATTTGAAAACAAGCAGGGTTTAATTTGATCTTCATCTTTAACTGttcccacacactcacacaccaccaccaccaccaccaccaccaccaccaccaccaccaccaccaccaccaccaccaccacctcggTGCCTGGCCGAGACTGTATGAATGACAGTTCTCCGGCGAATTTGAAGATACATCTGGGCCTGCGGGATGGTGGAGCCCCTGGGAACATTGGAGCCCCTGGCAGAGGGTAGATGCCTTCTTAAGGGATTCCCCTTCAATCAGATTCATGCCTGAATTCCCACCTAGCAGTTGTGACTCTAGGGAGGCCACAAGCATCCAGCGCTAAGAGAACTcagctcccttcttccttcctgggcTACCTGCTCACCAcgtttttctattaaaaataatatacgCCGCTTTTATTTGGTTTCACGCTCGCGTGTGTTTAAGTGACCTACGCCTGACGTATGGCTGAGCCAGGACTAGGTGCCTGTCTGAGCCCTTGCTCAGAGGTTTGAGTTACTCATGTTTGGAATCTCATTTTCTGGCCAGGCTGTCTGTCTAATGTGAGCTCTATAATGCACTTTAGGGCGGGAACCCTGTGGGTCTTTATATCCCAGGTGGGGCCGCCCAGCAGGTACTGGCAGGTGCACCTTGAGGGAAAGTGGAGTCCTAGGCAGCCTCCACCCTCTGTCTGAAATTGCGGCTGCCTCTGCTGGAGAAGGGATGGGGCAGCCGGTTCTTCTCCCTGGGTATTGCACTTTGCTCTTGAGTCTGGGAATACTTGGTGTTGCCTGCTCTCTCCTCCAAGGTCTTCCCCCACCAAAAATAAAATGCCTTTGGAAGTTAATAGAATCCTTGGGGTCATACAGGCTCCTCCAGAACCTTAGGCAAAGGGAAGTCAGGCCTCTAGTAAATAAATAACATCCTGGAATCGCCTTAACGGGACATTTGTACGaggaaggggggaaggagagCCGTAGTGTTCACTTCCCCTGGTGCCAAGTGGATTAGGGCATTTGGGGGGAAGGTGTATCTTGCGTCACCACATTTGAATAACAGGCCCTACCAAGAGTGAATGGATTTGAAGCCATGCCTTGTTTGTTTTCCCAATGATGAGAACAGAACTTACTTTTAAATCCCTTTGAAAGCTCTGGGGGTGACTAAAGCTTATGTCTCCTTCCCAGTTCTGTGTGTCTGCAGCCCTGGGCACTCCAGAGATTCCACTTGGTTACCAAGTGTTTCCAACCCAGCAGTCGGCATGAGTGCTGGTGCCCCACAGCTCACATACCAACTCACCAGAGGCCACTCTGGAAAGAAAGTCCAGCGGTTACACACTGGCCTTTAAACCAGTAGTACAAGCAACATCCTCAAGCCAAGAAAAGGCTTCCTTCCTATTTCACAGGCACCGCCGGTGGTCTCAGGTGGACCCCTTTGCCCAGTTTGAGTGTGAGTGAGCCACATTGGAATTTGGTTCTGGTATTTTGTCTTAACCATAAATCCACCATTTAAAATTCCAAGTGGCCAGCTGAGGTCTTAGCAACCACTTGCTCTTTCTGAGAAGAGTAAGACAGACTTAGGCATGTTGCCATCTGGTATGAGACGCCTCCAGCTCAGAATATCATCAGGGTGCCCAAGCAGGCACTTGCTGGGGTTCTCCTCTTTGCCACTCAGAGCCCCTTTGGTCTGAGTGAAAAC
The nucleotide sequence above comes from Peromyscus maniculatus bairdii isolate BWxNUB_F1_BW_parent chromosome 1, HU_Pman_BW_mat_3.1, whole genome shotgun sequence. Encoded proteins:
- the LOC143270796 gene encoding uncharacterized protein LOC143270796, which encodes MRDADARRRGNPAHGLLSALPPPLGDRARWFCVAGAPGSSRRRSLQRRGQPARQGGASRWGGARGAIRSLSVPRGGFPPAELLTYCDSTPASLGTHSPGPVRRDSMCGRVSALGPRPRSHKEMGHSVTLEEKKLEYLNELSSSQQQIHFMGAGSELLNSLSPWLASHTLGFLSLNQEMLEASTRGVGDL